In Brassica napus cultivar Da-Ae chromosome C2, Da-Ae, whole genome shotgun sequence, the sequence TAAAGAATCAGTCCAACTCAAATTTATTTGAATGGatacaataaaaaaagaacCAAAGAAGAAAGAATTACAATGAATATGAATatagagtgtgtgtgtgtgtgtgtaagaAGTGGAAGTGGATACCATTCTTCAATCTTAGATGACTTTAACTCCACTTGGGCGTTTCCCTTCCATTGCGTCCTTTTTGTCACGACAGTCTGTGCATAAGAAGGGTCCTTGCCACGGCTTCAGACTCGTGGAGAAGATTGAACCCGCATGGACCGATATGCCTTCGCTAGGAGCCAAGTCTAGTTGGCATATAGCACACGTGAAtatccctcctcctcctcctcctcctcctcctgttgTTGGTTCCTTAGAACAGTCACCTGATCCTAACCTGCAAGAAAATCAACATAAACATTTGCTAAGAGATCATGCTCAAGTCTTTGAGGGAGAATAAGGACTGACCTTTCTGCTAGCATTGCAGAGCCTTCTTCGAAAAGCTCTTCAACGATGCTGACAGTGGAGAGTTTCTTGGAGAGCTTGTTAGATGAGTTCGATTTCTTTCTAAAGAGCAAAGATCTAAAGAAGTTGTTGTGTTTCTTAAGAGGAGAAGTGGACGGTTCTTGGGAGTTGTCTGGTGGGATTATGTCGACCACAATGCAGGTTGTGTCATCCTTTAGTCCCCTTCTTCTCAATGCTTCCTGCAACACAAAACTCAAAGACTCCTCAAATCATTTGTCTACAAATCCCAACTACACAATATGTTGTAAGAAGACATTTCAATGTTCactttaactttattgaaaaCAGTTCAACCAATGGTATTTTCCAGTTCTTTTTATgattagttaatttagttttaaattatattttaatgataattttttttgaaaaagtaaatCTCTTAATTTGTGTGCTATTAGTCATAACATCATGTctattatgaaacagagggagtattaccTTAACTACTTGTCTAGCAGCAAGTTCAGCTGGTAATCCACGGCAAGCTTTAGCTGCGGCTTCTGAGGAGAGAGCGTCCCATATGCCATCAGAGGCTATTATAAGCCTTCCTCCAAGGTTTGATAGcttttatattcatatatataaacaattgtGAGTGTTTGTTTGTAAAGTGGCAAAACAAATCTATATGTACCTTCACTTGCTTTACAAAAGGAACTGGAACAATGAACTCTCCAACATCCATATCCCCTATAGACCTTGAAAGGCAGAGACCTCCAGGCCAACACCGCAGAGGACCAATCTCAACGCCTCCAACAATGCTTAGCCTTCCAACTTCTCCACCACTAGCAGTCACCCGTTCTCTCCTAAGTAATATTATAGAAGGGTTAGATGTTTGCTTTAAGAATCTAAAAGCAAAAGCGAGATACATACTCTTCTTTGTTATCTTCAAGCCTGTGATCCACAGTGAGGTTGGAAACAGAACCGCCTGAGGTATCCAAGATGCAGCGGGAGTCCCCAACACATGCGACTGTCACAGTCCATCCATCTACTATCACAAACGTGGCTGTTGTTCCGGAAGTTTCTCCTGTTATCATAAAAGGAATAAAACCACAACGTCATTCATTAACTAATTCTTACTACTAGAGGCCATACCTCTGCTCTGAAACTCCTTGTCAGTCTTGACGAATCCAGAGACTAACGCACGAGGCAAAGCCTGAAGCCACTCATCACGGCTAAGCCCGCGGGGAAGAGCACTAAGAACATGGTTCAACAGATTCTCCCTTGTGAAAACAGCTGCAGCTTTTCCATTGTGCCCATCAAATATCTAAGATTACATAAACACAACACTAAGGTATAGATTAATCAATACATTAATTACAGAACATATCTTTAATGTTACCGCAAAGACAGAGAAAGCAGTGGAAGAGTTGGGAGGAAGACGAAGAGTATCAGTGTTGATCAAGAGATAATCTTCGCCTTTCCTAGATTGAGCAGCTTCCCCGTATCTCACAATCGGTTTCTCCATCTTAGCAGCTCTCGTCTCTCTGCTTAACAGAGCGGCAAGAGGCACAAGATTCTCATGACTAGGCCTCTTTCCTTCTCTATACGCCATTGCAGCACCTTCTTAGACCCCAAGATGACTTTGGAACAATCTCAATTTACTAAAAGAAACAATCTTTCAGAGCCAAGCCATGAATCGAGCTTGAGGCTACAAATTTGACCTGCAAATCTGAATCAAGAAGTGAAAAGATTAGGTAAAGGAAGTAGCTTTTGTTTGTTACTTGTAAGAGAAATGGGTTGTGAAGTAAAAGGACTAACACTTAGGGCTCTCTTTGTTGGCGAGAGAATGTCTGTCTCGCGATTTGCCGGTGGCgaagacaagaagaagaagaagcgcaAAGTGCATATCTGCCCGATTCAGGCAGAGGCACGGATAAGGACAAAAgagttaagaaaattattaaaatggtTTTCCGAAGGGTGAAGGAAGCTCAACGCGGAGAAATAAACGCGTGATTGTTGGTGCTGACTCCATAAtaaccacccccccccccccccccccccccccacaatAATTCATATCTTCAATGAAAGAAAGATGATGGtacttttcattttaatttggtTCTAGTCGAAAGGATTTTTAAAGTTAAACCCTTGTTTTGAGTAAAAATCTattaaactaagtatttaacgaaaaaacctcaaactaattttatttaataaattaaactataacatGTCATAATTACCACTACTACCGGTAAATTTTTAGTTTACGGGTTTtca encodes:
- the LOC106381115 gene encoding probable protein phosphatase 2C 15; this encodes MAYREGKRPSHENLVPLAALLSRETRAAKMEKPIVRYGEAAQSRKGEDYLLINTDTLRLPPNSSTAFSVFAIFDGHNGKAAAVFTRENLLNHVLSALPRGLSRDEWLQALPRALVSGFVKTDKEFQSRGETSGTTATFVIVDGWTVTVACVGDSRCILDTSGGSVSNLTVDHRLEDNKEERERVTASGGEVGRLSIVGGVEIGPLRCWPGGLCLSRSIGDMDVGEFIVPVPFVKQVKLSNLGGRLIIASDGIWDALSSEAAAKACRGLPAELAARQVVKEALRRRGLKDDTTCIVVDIIPPDNSQEPSTSPLKKHNNFFRSLLFRKKSNSSNKLSKKLSTVSIVEELFEEGSAMLAERLGSGDCSKEPTTGGGGGGGGGIFTCAICQLDLAPSEGISVHAGSIFSTSLKPWQGPFLCTDCRDKKDAMEGKRPSGVKVI